From a single Streptomyces liliifuscus genomic region:
- the ruvB gene encoding Holliday junction branch migration DNA helicase RuvB, which yields MNWDDTADDDTAERLVGASADHEEQAVEAALRPKDLGEFIGQEKVREQLDLVLRAARARGATADHVLLSGAPGLGKTTLSMIIAAEMEAPIRITSGPAIQHAGDLAAILSSLQEGEVLFLDEIHRMSRPAEEMLYMAMEDFRVDVIVGKGPGATAIPLELPPFTLVGATTRAGLLPPPLRDRFGFTAHMEFYEPAELERVIHRSANLLDVEIDTAGAAEIAGRSRGTPRIANRLLRRVRDYAQVKADGFVTREIAGAALAVYEVDSRGLDRLDRGVLEALIKLFGGGPVGLSTLAVAVGEERETVEEVAEPFLVREGLLARTPRGRVATPAAWAHFGLTPPRPSTGGNGQQDLFGA from the coding sequence TCATGAGGAGCAGGCCGTCGAGGCCGCCCTGCGTCCCAAGGACCTCGGCGAGTTCATCGGCCAGGAGAAGGTCCGCGAGCAGCTGGACCTCGTCCTGCGGGCCGCACGCGCGCGTGGCGCCACCGCCGACCACGTCCTGCTCTCCGGCGCCCCCGGCCTCGGCAAGACCACCCTGTCGATGATCATCGCCGCCGAGATGGAAGCCCCCATCCGCATCACCAGCGGCCCCGCCATCCAGCACGCGGGCGACCTCGCCGCGATCCTCTCCTCCCTCCAGGAGGGCGAGGTCCTCTTCCTCGACGAGATCCACCGCATGTCGCGGCCCGCCGAGGAGATGCTCTACATGGCGATGGAGGACTTCCGCGTCGACGTGATCGTCGGCAAGGGCCCCGGCGCCACCGCCATCCCGCTCGAACTGCCGCCCTTCACGCTCGTCGGAGCCACCACGCGCGCGGGCCTGCTGCCGCCCCCGCTGCGGGACCGCTTCGGCTTCACCGCCCACATGGAGTTCTACGAGCCCGCCGAGCTGGAGCGCGTCATCCACCGCTCGGCGAACCTGCTGGACGTCGAGATCGACACCGCGGGCGCCGCCGAGATCGCGGGCCGCTCACGCGGCACACCCCGTATCGCCAACCGCCTCCTGCGCCGCGTCCGCGACTACGCCCAGGTCAAGGCCGACGGCTTCGTCACGCGCGAGATCGCCGGCGCCGCCCTCGCCGTCTACGAAGTGGACAGCCGGGGCCTCGACCGCCTGGACCGCGGTGTCCTCGAAGCGCTGATCAAGCTCTTCGGCGGCGGCCCGGTCGGTCTGTCCACGCTCGCCGTCGCCGTGGGGGAGGAGCGCGAGACCGTGGAGGAGGTGGCCGAGCCCTTCCTCGTCCGTGAGGGGCTACTGGCCCGTACGCCCCGCGGGCGGGTGGCGACACCGGCGGCGTGGGCGCATTTCGGCCTCACCCCGCCCCGGCCGTCAACCGGTGGAAACGGACAACAGGACCTGTTCGGGGCGTGA
- the yajC gene encoding preprotein translocase subunit YajC translates to MSLVTLLPFIVLIGAMFLMTRSAKKKQNAAAQMRNDMQPGSGVRTIGGMYATVKEVNEDTVLLDAGPGVDLLFAKNAIGAVLSDDEYNRLVHGIEHDLKEDESVVPDDASSLTETDEPADASDDKPIDLGKKDAADEPVEESADAEPKKADEADLKKSDGESDAK, encoded by the coding sequence GTGAGTCTCGTGACCCTCCTCCCGTTCATCGTGCTCATCGGGGCCATGTTCCTGATGACCCGGTCGGCCAAGAAGAAGCAGAATGCGGCTGCGCAGATGCGCAACGACATGCAGCCCGGCTCCGGCGTCCGCACGATCGGTGGCATGTACGCAACGGTGAAGGAGGTCAACGAGGACACGGTCCTCCTTGACGCGGGCCCGGGAGTCGACCTGCTCTTCGCGAAGAACGCGATCGGCGCGGTCCTCAGCGACGACGAGTACAACCGCCTCGTTCACGGCATCGAGCACGACCTCAAGGAAGACGAGTCCGTCGTCCCGGACGACGCCTCCTCCCTCACCGAGACCGACGAGCCCGCCGACGCTTCCGACGACAAGCCCATCGACCTCGGCAAGAAGGACGCGGCAGACGAGCCCGTCGAGGAGTCCGCGGACGCGGAGCCGAAGAAGGCCGATGAGGCTGACCTGAAGAAGTCCGACGGCGAGTCCGACGCGAAGTAG